The Gossypium arboreum isolate Shixiya-1 chromosome 6, ASM2569848v2, whole genome shotgun sequence DNA window TCAAATCGTCGATCCGTGCCACAATGTTATATGCCAGGCTTTCTAGAACTCTTGAATAGCTTTCAAGAATGGACTTTCCAACATCCTGCAAGTTTAAAATAAGGAATAGTTTGAATAACATTCGGGACTAGAATGAAGCAGCTTTCAGCAAAACCAGATATTTTCCAGAAAAGGGTTCGAAGTTCAAACCTTGTTGCACTGAATTTTGCTTGTATCCAACGTAGTTTGCGTCAAACCTGGGAATCGTTGCTTCAAGCAAAGCAGGAGAGTTTCAGCTCTTTCTGCTAGATATTCTCTTTTATCTCCATCAACCATCATATCTTTTACTATTTCCCATGATGATTTTGTAGTTGATCGGTTCGGATTGACTGGAGGCTTTGAATAAGATCTTCGACGCCACACGTATATTGAGGCTTCGACACGGTTCGCAATCTCAAGTGCAACATGTTCCGATGATAGATCGAGGAAATCAAGCAGGCACTCTGCCGAGAATTGATCAGATGTTACATACCTGTAAATGAAATCTCCAAGACAAGCTCTTCCACTCTGCAACACAATTTTTGGGAACTATGTCATGTGTGACACATTTGATAACAGTTTGTAACATTTAAGAGCTCAAGTAGGAACTTGTGCCATTGTCCGTAGACTGGAATGCTGTCCCCAAACGGAGAACATAACAAGACAGCAAATTATGTCTAGTTTTCTGACCTTCGGGAGTGTGTCTAAATACGAAACCGGAACTTCCATTTCGGATATAGAAATACTGTTGATTGCCATAGCAGCTTTCAATATTTGATTCGTGCACTCGCGAGTGTGATTCAATTGCTTTCTCGAATGATCGCTGAGACCACCAGTAGGCACACGGGGCACTGGTAGCCACCACTTCTCATCCTGGCGTTGCAGAGTTTTCCGGAACGAGGCAGAGCCATCGGCATCCGGGGCTATAATCCCTTGATCAACATACCAGAACTCTGTATTGGCGAAACCATCTAATACATCCTGCATAACAAAGCTAGCATGTTCTGAACTCAAACTCGAACCCGAAAGCAAGCATTGTTAGTTCTTACCAGAAGCATGTTATCGAGTTTACGTAGGGCTGGGAGATTTATGAAAATATCTGATCTAGGCCTGCAAGTCATGACctatgaaaaacaaaaaaaaggaacAGTTAAAAGGACAAGAAACTTTATCTTTGGTGAAATGCTACTCAAACTCGGGTGTGAATGTTCAAAGCTTTTAAGGCACTCGAGCTCGGGGATTGCTATGAATAAGCATCAAATACAGATCTTTTCAGTTTTTATATCTATATATACATCAAACACGAATATTTAAAATGAGATttcaagaaaaagaaagaagaatgaGAGCAATACCTCGAGCTTACTTCCATCTGGAAAATTTTGGCAAGAGGGTATGAACTCAACAATGTGGTCACTAACACAAACAAGCCATTCCATCTCTCTTTTCCACAGTGATTTCTTCTCCTCAGGAACGGGCTCTAATCTCCACAATTGCCCAAATACAGTAGCTACATGCAATATATCCCAAATTAAATTGGAACAAGAACCCAGGATCTAAATATAGTAGCTACATACAACATTATAAGAGGGTATACCACAAAGATTGGTGATGGCATTTGAAATGGCCAAGGCTGTGCAAACCCCATTTCCTGAACCTGACATGTCTTCACCAAGCAACAATTTTGCAAACCTCTCTTTCATCATATCTGTCTCTACTAGAAatttacaaagaaaaaaaattacaattagatttaaaaaaaaaaactaaataaaaaactGCAAATTTTTAAACTTATAAACAACATTACTAACCATTGATCTTTGAACCCAGTTTTTTATACTTTTCATCTTCATCTCCATTTCCATTAGAAACATCTAAGTTGTTTGACACTGAACCAGCAGCAGTAGTAATGGCTTTCCTTATAGGCAAACCCAAAAGAGAAGAAGCTGAAACGGACCCACTGgaactactactactactacaaATACTAGAACTGCTCTCTTTCGACTCACCACCGTCATTAAAGCTCCTCAACTCAGTTGCAGACAATGACTCGGTCCAATTATCTTTCTTCTTCATTGAAGCCTCCATATTTAAATACTTtgctaacttaaaaaaaaaaaaaaacaccctaCCCTTTTCTTTATCTTTGAAAACAGAAACCCCAAAAAGAGGCTAAAAGCTTTGAGTTACAACGGGAAGACCTTCGCTGAGAGAGTGAGTGATGGTGAGTGGGTTAAAAGGATTTGATTTTTTGAGCTGAAGACGAAGAAGAACAGATGGGGCACGTGCCATTGGTTTAACGTCTCTCTTAAAAGCTGCATTTTTGTGAGAAAAGGTCTATCAAAATAGGTTCAAAATAATCATGGTTAAATTGTTCTATTAGTCCCTATATTATGAGTGAATTATAGATTTTAATCTATGAActctaatttgattaatttttatatttttggattttaaaatAAGAATTTTGATCAAATAATTCCAAAATTTTATATAGCAAACATATTATCACTTATATCATGTCATGTCCGTTCGTTATTTTTGCTTAATAAACACACAAAAGTCATACAAttttagttaaaaatttaaattgaagaATATAGATTAAATCTGCAACTTACGCATATTATATAACAATtagtagaatttgacctaatatatttaatttctaccAATTAGATCGtaactgaaatttcaaaattcttaaagtattaaggattaaatttgaTGAAATTAAAGTATAAGAACTAAATGCATAATTTTCATATAGTACATAGACTAATAACAGAATTTGACCAATAATGATATTATAAGCAGTGATGAGTCAGCTGTCGGCTCGTTTAGAGCCGATAGATGTGTCAATTTACGTGAACTACGCTTTCATCTCAGGCTAATCTTAAATGCACcgcaaaatttaaaaagaaaaaaattaaatacaggTAAGGTTGTAGTAATATCTATATTATTATAtgataaaatgtaatttaatatttttaattagatattaatacttaattagttttaaatttttaaaagcattttaaacttaaatataataattttattggtAAATTGCTCCTTTAGTCATTCTTAAATTCTTAATAGAAGTCGTTCTTATTTTGATTAGTTTTaactttttttatcaattttgtcactctaaaaaaataaattaatcaaattggTCACTCTATCTTTATCTTGTAACGGAATGCTGGCGGTGCTTTTCCACATTAGTCATTTCCAATAGGGGTCATTATTATTTTAGTCACCTAAAATaatatgtgaaaatgtataattaATCTTTCCATTACTATTTAATGGCGGAGTGACTAATTTGACCATTTTCTTCTTTTGGACTAACTAaattaacaaaaagaaaaattgagTGTACCAAAAAAAAGTAACCATTATTTAAACCCGCTAACgaagtaattttcccaatttataCTAGATTTTAAACCCAATAATGGAGGGCAATTTATCTAAAAGTCCCAAAATAGATTGTAGATGATGATAAGAATCCGATCCATAGGTTTGATCTCTATGGTAATGTCAAGTTAAGGTATAAAATTTGATCCAAATTGTAGACCCAATTTTTAGCCCGGGCCCATACATatacaaaaaataaaacaaaaaacaatAGTCCCAATTTTTAGCCAGCCCAATTACATAAAACACCCCAAATAATTTTGGCTCGTTTACATAAGCCCAATACTCATGCTCTAATCTAAGCAATTAGAAAACTGAAACCCTAAATCCCTAAAAGCTTCATTTGCGCCGCAGCCTTCAGCCACAATCACCTCCGCCACGCACGCACGCCCTACTTCACGTTTGCACCCACGTCTTCATGACCTGCAAGTTGAGCAAAAATAGCCAAAAAAATGCTTGtattttggctataaaagccttcGTTTTTAAGTGTAATGGGAATTTTTTTAGAGAAATAGAATACAAAATACACACAAAATCAATAAAGAGCAACCAAGATATTTCAAAGGTGGTTATTTATTGCTATTTTCTtttgcttttttctttttctttttttattttttttcaaatccaCGATTTATATACTAAAATGGTAATAAAGGAGGAAGGATAGATATACTTCCCAATTCACCTGGAAAAAGTGTTTTCCGTTGGTTGTCCACAGCGGCGTGTGCGATGGAAAGCTACAGTGTTTGAGGGCCTGGGTAATTCGGCTGAATAGGGAGTGAGAGGGCTGAGAAAGCATCTCAAAACTTAGGGCACGTTTGGTTGGGAggaatggaatagagctgtaatgtaATAGagttgtaatggaatagagctgtaatagaaTAGACCTGTAATGAATAATTCagttgtttggttgaatggaatggaatagagttgtaatagtattcttgtgtttggttgaatggaatagatgttgtaatagcataaggaaaaagacttaaatgactaaaatacccttagtagaattttttagataaatgattattattttaaattttaataaaattattattaaatataatttaataaaataataataaataataaataatttaatcatattttaacataagtattattaaatacaatttaataaaataatatataatttaataacattcttaatattattattaaattatgaattaataaaatcataatatataatattataaaaataatatataactactttattatttttaaacacatatttaatgtgctaaatgttccattatccatttatttttccttgcactctttttcttcctttactaaatttcttttatcttttatataataaaaatcaaGTTTATATAATCTTCAATTGAGTTAATTGGAAGATTCGTCTACAACCATGGTTTGAATCaacatattatcatatttataaacatatcatttatattttatatagttAAATTAAAACACTTGTTCCTTATCAAACAAGCTGTAAGGAAAGTCACTCCAAGCTAAGGTGCTATATGTAAACAAGCATCAAAAGAgcacataaaatatatatttcaaagtTTCATCACAAATTGGATTATCCTCCACATTCATGCAACCAAACATTGCAAATGACACACATATCTACATACAATTTACATTCTGATCAACTAAATGTTGGAAGAATACTCAATAGCGATACTTTTTCGAGTAATCTTTCAAACCACGGCCTTTCCATGCCTCACGGTATCTGATCCCAATGATGTCTCCGAACTTACATTCGTCCTTGAGAGCCAGTTAATCTTATTATTATCGATGCCAAGATCAATCATAATGTGCTTGTTTCGAAAAAAGTTCACTTTACATTAAATCGACAATAGCATCACATTCAAACTGTTTTATTAGCCGTATCCGATGACAATTAACACCAATTTACATCCCTTTAACAACGAATTTAACCTTTTCGATCAAcaacaaaaactaatatttaacaactattttttcttttatttcatacaTGCAGCAGACCAATTGCTCTACATATTACAACACATTCAAATAAGAATTTATATCTTTGGAATAATGAGCTTTCAAGTGTAGTTTCAATGATCATTtaagcatttaattgtcaaattttcACTTCACTACTAACAACCgaacttagtaagaataacataatattttagctactAAACTCGATTTATAAACCCCTACAACCATAGCTTACCTGCATGCAAACTTCAGAATTTAAACATGAGAATTTGCAAAGTTTCCTTTGAAAAACTCATTCACAAGCACATTCAATTTGTCTTATTTTGGACAGCACAAGACAGCAACATGCAGGGCATTTGTATCCCGCAAGAACACACTCAatagtattaaaatttattagTTCATCACAACAACAATCCATGATTTTTAATCCAATAATACTTAATTATTTGATCCCAAAACTGAATAGCATAATGCAACAAATGAGACTGTCTTTACAGCCCTCAATCaacatgaaaatagaaccattaatttgttcaaattttggacagcaaAATAAGGGCACAAAATTGGATAGCAGTAATTTTTACACTATTTCCGAGCAGCATTTAAACTTACAATAAACGAATCTAGCTAATGCCAGATAGTAAGTAGCCTTGAAAATTTAAAGAACATTTTCAGCCATTAAGTCAAAACCGAAACATCaattctaatttaatatatatatatatatattaagcatgaaaataacaaaacgagTTTAAAGAAAACTCACCATTAGCAACACTCAATTTGTACTTCTAAAATAACAAGTCATTCGGCAAATAAAACGTAGTTTACTCATTAACGACACATCATCAATATCAATCCCAGAGTTATACATTTTAACCACGGCACCAAAGCACTATAAATCACAGCTATAACCCCTCCTAATTTGTCATTTGAAGATACCACAATTTCATTATTAAGACCGTTTAAATTACGACAATTAATCCACTTTAGATAATGGTTTAAGACAACATAAATACTTACAGCATAAATGCTTACATTTTAATCAAGATCAAGCACTAGGAAATCTTAATTATAACTATGACATCTTCTAATTTCAGCTTAGGACATTAATATTTAATCAATTCCAGCAGCAGGTTACCTTAATTTCATTGCAAAAAGTCATATTCTGACAGCATGCATGGAGTTTGCATTCCTCGACAGTTCACTCAACAACTAACAATCATCAAgacttttccttcaattttcatcACACATACCAGCATTAGAGTACAATAAATCATTCAATAAATAACTTAAACTCACACCATAACCAACAacaatcattttttttatttacaaccATTTCTTCAAATTTCCAACATGATTTATTTGCTCCTAACCAAATATCAACAGCAACTAATTGacagtttaataataaaattcagACAACTTAATTGAAGTCACCAACTAGTTTAATTCGACCTGACAATTAACTAAATGAGTAAGTGTGTGTAAATTTCAAGGAATACTTACCGAATTCTTCCTTACAAGCACAAAATTTCTCCTTGCCTTTACCACTTTAACCATCTCCTACCTCTCTAACTTCTTAATATGAAGAAACAACTATTTAATATGCCAAATCCATGGCCTCTCCCTCCATGCTAAAAGACAATGAGCAACCCTTTTTGAACCCCCTGTGATGCCTATGATTCCTCAACAACAATGCCATGATCAAATTACaacataaaccaaaatatcagaCTTTTTAGGGAAAAATAGATAAATACTATGATCTAAGCACAAAGATGAAAGGATCATcttccaaaagaaaaaaaactaggTCATGCCATTAAGTAGAACTTGTGAGATCTCGCTTTAATTCCCAAAAGGCTCTTTCAATCTAAGTGCAAACCGCAACAAATTAAACCCAATAAACCTAATTGAAAATTTTTGCGAAATTAAAATTTCTCCTAAAAGAGGAAAAATTCTTCCACAGGAATTCAGAATCAAAACTGAAATTCGAAAGATCAAAAGGTATTTCTCTAAATCCAATGAAAAAAAACAATCAAAAATCAACATTGAGAAACCAGAAAGAAAATAGAGGAAGAAAAGTAATGGGAAATTGGAACGATTAAAAAGAGGTACCCTTGGACATTCTTGAGGGTTTGATTAAACCTGGAATCAAGGCTTTATTTGTGACGctaatcttcttcaccatggcTGCTGCTGCTGGTCTTTCAAACCCCTCTTCTTGCTCACTCCAAACGTTCTATACAGGTATATTGGGAGAATGGTGAGGGTAAATAGAAAGTAATAAGAAAAAGTTTAAATAAAACAGAGAAATTTCATATCGCACGATAGATTTGTTGAAAAACTCTCAGATAGGAGTAGGGAATTTGAAGAGATGTGAGATGggtagaaaaggaaagaaaaataattttttgtattACTGGAAGCGTTGAATAGCCATTCATTAGTGATGGCGTTGAATTGCTATTCGGTGATTTTGAGGAATAATCTTTGTAATAGCTATTCCATTGAATAGGCTTCTGACCAACCAAACCCCTGAATAAGATCATTGTGTTGAATAAGGGAGGAATGGCTAAGCCATTCATGTGAACCAAACAAGGCCTTAGGTTTTTCAAGAACAAAATGAAAACGTTTTTTAagcaaaaaaaatatattttaaaataggcTTTGTTTAAATAATAAAGTAAAACAGCATGGGGTTTGGAAAAAGTAAAGCAGAGGGTTTGGAAGTCCGCGCATTTCCTCTTAAATGGGTGATTTGTGCAATTAGTCCCCCACTTTCGCACCAGCTCTCAATTGGCCCTATTTGCATATTAtttgttttttcattttttctctGAAATTTCTGTGTTGTTGCTATTTGGCCTGCGCTGCGTTTTGGAGATCTGGATCATTTGCGTTTTCAGTCCTTGTGAATTTGTGCGCATTGAATTGTGGTCCTTAGTTTTAATTtgatgttctatttattcataaATTATCTCTTTTAAGTTTAGTTTATTTCAATTGAGTTTACCTACTATTTCAATATgtgtttattttatttcactGTGCTAAATTTAAATATCCCCATACGTTTTTTTATTTACACATcatttagttatatatatatatatatatattattgacgttatattattttatatatatattttttccctTTAGAAAGCTTTTTTTATATAAACTTTATTCATCActtttattaattcaaatactttttatatatttgtatTCTTATAcaccaattatttatattaagtctttttatgtaaattaatatgtgtattattttgtatattatttattttaaagttcaattgtattttattaaatatattttatttatttatatttttttctcttttaaaatCCTTGTATATATGACTTGTTTTAAAATCTTTGTGTTGTTTGTATAgtaatgtttttatattttctttctgCCCAATtgttcatttaattttattttgaaacttGATATTTCTTTAGTGTAATTTGCATGGAATTTCCTCTAAGTCGGCTTTTAATTTATTAGCTTTCGATTATTAATGATTTATATAGCATATAATATGTTGCCACTGCATGTACCTTAACTCATTCCTTTGTGTTTCTCATTACTTATTCATGTAATATTATTGCCTCGAATTTTTATTTCATGCCCAATACTAAGCTTGTATGCTCGTTATTGCATCATGATTTTGAAATTCCAACTTTTCGCCCAACACCAATTGTTTTTATCTCCAAACAAACCAAAAAAGtatattttgactcggtttttataaatgtttatttgaattttcccaaaacaaggcaatgtttcgtgcttggaaattcgagagatcgtgccctaacgtgctgggtttggATTTACCGTTTGACCAAATAACCAAAtacccttttttttaaattttgttgcaTATTTTGGAAATCTTGAGATGATCTCAGTTTTTGGAGGCTTAAAATATCGTGTCCTAACGAGATGGATgtggtattttatttctttggaaCGAGTGAATCTTGAAATCCGACTCAAGTTGTTCACACATTTTTAAGGGGATCGTATTCATCGCATATTTTGGAAATCTTGAGGCGATCTCAGTTTTTGAAGGCTTAAaatatcgtgtcctaacgtgctggatgtggtattttattCCTTTGGAACAAGTGAATCTTAAAATCCAACTCGAGTTGTTTACGCATTTTTAAGGGGATCGTATTTTAACATTTTTCCTTCAGATTTCAATGATAGGACATTAAATCAttaattggtaccaattttgggcgttacgagggtgttaacccttcctcgtgcgtaaccgacttccgaacctgttttctcaattttcgtagacctaaaattattgttttaataaattaaatgttttattaaaatgatcaatctcaaggtgatccgattacacctcaaaaaaggatcggtggcgactccatacttCGTTTTGAAAAGTCGATTcctgtttttcaaaataaaaacgaTTTCGACAgtttggcgactccactagggacaataaaagagtcaagccgtaaaattgattattttttgtcCTTTTGTTGAAAATTAAAAGTTTGGTTTTTTAAACATACGTTCCTTTTATTGCATGTCATGGGTTTTATGGTCTTTGTCATTTTACTCGTGTTTtgcattattttttttatatatcccTTCGCATCatcttgcatgaccgttgtggtcgcacttttttaagtgggagtgagaaactacgccttcgttaGGTTTTCACCTCCACGTGGACTAGTGGACTACttctgggatacatccgtacctatgtcttcatgaggttttcacctccgcatggccataaggaaatgtattcccttgaacTGAACTCAAtccaaatgagcctataatggataagggttgaggaatctgctggttcaggtacccttttcTTAGAACTGAGCTATATATAGTGAACTTTAGGAGCCGCCCTAGGTAGAGCTATGTTGAACCCTAGCGATTACCCAGTTAGGTGTttgattattttctattttgctttgattttttatttttcgatACTAACTTGTTGTGTTTTGTTGTGGTTATGTTTGTATGTCATTTCATATTAAAGAGGTGTCGATTTTTGTTCAATTGCTAAATTAAAAAGCTAATTATAGAGAGTGGATTCCTTGATAAAGTAGAGGATAATGCGGCTGTCCGTATGTAGTCAGAGAAGATGCAACTTGAGAAAGGGGATAGCCTAACTGAAGGGTATACATCGGGGTTGTTGGACTTCACTCGCATCAATGTGACCCAAAACGAGTTCCAGGAGTTGAGGGATATAAGGGCTCATTGGGATGATGAGAATAAGCAGTTGTTCTATCAAAGTTATGGCGACTTGCCCTACTTACTCGATGTCAAGGTGGACAAGTACTTGTTCCGGGCTATGGCTCAGTTTTGAAACCCAGCGTATAGTTGCTTCACCTTCGGGAAGGTGGACTTGgtgcctactgtggaggagtatATAGCTTTGCTTCGTTGTCCAAGGGTTCAAGTCGACAAAATTTAGTCCAAGCCTGCTAGTGCCCCGGCTTTTATAAAGAAGTTAATGAGTATCACCGGGATGAGTGAACAGTGGGTTATAGCCCGAATTCAGCAAAAAGGTGATGGTAAATGCATTCCATAGGTAAGTCTGAGGGACATGATTGTAGCACATCGGGACATGAAAAGGAAAGTTGACACCTTCGCCTTGAGTATCTATGGTTTGGTGATTTTTCCCAAAGCTTTAAGACATATAGATGAAGCAATTACCGATTTCTTTGATCTACTTGACAAAGGGGTCACACCGGTGCCTGCAATTCTAGTTGAGACATTCAGATCTTTGAATGCATGTTGAAGAGCAAGTGAGGGAAGATTTATAGGGTGTGTGCAATTGCTTGcttggttccacagccatttCTGGAAAGTGGATAAAGTTTTCTACCGGGTTTTCTCTGAGAGTTATTCCCCGTTAAAGGAGATAACAGCCATGTCCAGGAGAGATGACATATCAGAAGAAAATTAGATCGCGCTCCTCCGAAATCTTCAGGAAGAAGATGTTGAGTGGAGAGCTTCTTGGTTTATTCCAGATGAGATCCTCTATCGGTGTGGAAGTTTTGATTTGGTACCCCTGCCTGAAATTTAGGGAACTGTTGGATATGTCCCTCTGCTCGTTTTAAGACAATACAAGTCAAGGCAATTTATACCGATGACACATGGATTAGCCCAGAGTGAGTTCGCGTATAGGGAGAACAATTATAAGAAGAAGGTTCGAGAGATT harbors:
- the LOC108484278 gene encoding rop guanine nucleotide exchange factor 5-like isoform X2: MEASMKKKDNWTESLSATELRSFNDGGESKESSSSICSSSSSSSGSVSASSLLGLPIRKAITTAAGSVSNNLDVSNGNGDEDEKYKKLGSKINETDMMKERFAKLLLGEDMSGSGNGVCTALAISNAITNLCATVFGQLWRLEPVPEEKKSLWKREMEWLVCVSDHIVEFIPSCQNFPDGSKLEVMTCRPRSDIFINLPALRKLDNMLLDVLDGFANTEFWYVDQGIIAPDADGSASFRKTLQRQDEKWWLPVPRVPTGGLSDHSRKQLNHTRECTNQILKAAMAINSISISEMEVPVSYLDTLPKSGRACLGDFIYRYVTSDQFSAECLLDFLDLSSEHVALEIANRVEASIYVWRRRSYSKPPVNPNRSTTKSSWEIVKDMMVDGDKREYLAERAETLLLCLKQRFPGLTQTTLDTSKIQCNKDVGKSILESYSRVLESLAYNIVARIDDLIYVDDLTKYSENLSSVPTTVSLITYKKVPVVPVSSTPYKTAITRPSFSPAAPLISPAGGERTPFLKENRNNNNNNNSKPHRRGIGVKRVLTNYLGVDPRAKVCGNPTDDG
- the LOC108484278 gene encoding rop guanine nucleotide exchange factor 5-like isoform X1, producing MEASMKKKDNWTESLSATELRSFNDGGESKESSSSICSSSSSSSGSVSASSLLGLPIRKAITTAAGSVSNNLDVSNGNGDEDEKYKKLGSKINVETDMMKERFAKLLLGEDMSGSGNGVCTALAISNAITNLCATVFGQLWRLEPVPEEKKSLWKREMEWLVCVSDHIVEFIPSCQNFPDGSKLEVMTCRPRSDIFINLPALRKLDNMLLDVLDGFANTEFWYVDQGIIAPDADGSASFRKTLQRQDEKWWLPVPRVPTGGLSDHSRKQLNHTRECTNQILKAAMAINSISISEMEVPVSYLDTLPKSGRACLGDFIYRYVTSDQFSAECLLDFLDLSSEHVALEIANRVEASIYVWRRRSYSKPPVNPNRSTTKSSWEIVKDMMVDGDKREYLAERAETLLLCLKQRFPGLTQTTLDTSKIQCNKDVGKSILESYSRVLESLAYNIVARIDDLIYVDDLTKYSENLSSVPTTVSLITYKKVPVVPVSSTPYKTAITRPSFSPAAPLISPAGGERTPFLKENRNNNNNNNSKPHRRGIGVKRVLTNYLGVDPRAKVCGNPTDDG